In Pantanalinema sp., one genomic interval encodes:
- a CDS encoding KGG domain-containing protein: protein MTEKKRPATAKQPTEKAAMTVREAGRKGGQKTAESHGHEFYAEIGQKGGQKTAETHGPEFYAEIGHKGGQ from the coding sequence ATGACCGAGAAGAAACGTCCGGCCACCGCCAAGCAACCCACCGAGAAGGCGGCGATGACCGTCCGCGAGGCCGGCCGCAAGGGCGGCCAGAAGACCGCCGAGAGCCACGGCCACGAGTTCTACGCCGAGATCGGCCAGAAGGGGGGCCAGAAGACCGCCGAGACCCACGGCCCCGAGTTCTACGCCGAGATCGGCCACAAGGGCGGCCAGA